One Thioclava electrotropha DNA segment encodes these proteins:
- a CDS encoding cytochrome c oxidase subunit II: MTPLGPVAAGERAHLISFFLWMLPISLPILIGTPWIAMRYRRQGGKGKYDPTWSHSVAAEVVIWGGATLTFLIVGWLTWGHVMGEDPYKATGKEPMHVKVIGSEWKWMFIYPGKVAAVNRLVLPENTPVEFDITATGAMQSFWIPRLAGQIYAMPGMGTKMNLTTSEDPSQTYGFNSQFNGAAFPLNKFEVDVVSQEQFDAFLQEPKHPFAQLEKAFKKTATWSGPELFEPPEKGYWGKVMMNPDMLSDGGAAILPDHAPEQKKIDDAIREELHVSQNQHQGDAQ; encoded by the coding sequence ATGACCCCGCTCGGCCCGGTGGCGGCCGGAGAACGCGCTCACCTGATCAGCTTCTTCCTTTGGATGCTGCCCATTTCCCTGCCGATCCTGATCGGCACGCCGTGGATCGCGATGCGCTATCGCCGTCAGGGTGGGAAAGGCAAATATGACCCGACTTGGTCGCACTCGGTTGCCGCCGAAGTCGTGATCTGGGGTGGTGCCACGCTCACCTTCCTTATCGTCGGCTGGCTCACCTGGGGCCACGTGATGGGCGAAGACCCCTACAAGGCAACGGGCAAAGAGCCGATGCATGTGAAGGTCATCGGGTCCGAATGGAAATGGATGTTCATCTATCCCGGCAAGGTCGCCGCCGTGAACCGGTTGGTCCTGCCCGAGAACACCCCCGTCGAGTTCGACATCACCGCCACCGGCGCGATGCAGAGCTTCTGGATCCCGCGTCTTGCCGGCCAGATCTACGCAATGCCCGGCATGGGCACGAAGATGAACCTGACCACCTCGGAAGATCCGTCGCAGACCTATGGCTTCAACAGCCAGTTCAACGGCGCGGCTTTCCCGCTCAACAAGTTTGAGGTCGACGTGGTGAGCCAGGAGCAGTTCGATGCGTTCCTGCAAGAGCCCAAGCACCCCTTCGCCCAGCTCGAAAAAGCGTTCAAGAAGACCGCGACCTGGTCGGGGCCTGAGCTCTTCGAGCCGCCGGAGAAAGGCTACTGGGGCAAAGTAATGATGAACCCTGACATGCTGTCCGATGGCGGCGCAGCGATCCTGCCCGACCACGCGCCCGAGCAGAAGAAGATCGATGACGCGATCCGCGAAGAACTGCATGTCTCGCAAAACCAACATCAAGGGGACGCTCAATGA
- a CDS encoding cbb3-type cytochrome c oxidase subunit I, with the protein MSILGSLDWNDIFIVPFFTDPSLSTGIAAGAGGIVVLGALAVMVLLTVKGWWKPLWSNWITTLDHKKIGVIYIVLALIMLIRGVLEAVVMRAQQVSPAPGFLSVEHHAELFSTHGTIMIFFVAMPFLTGVINVVMPLQIGARDMEFPFMNAVSLWLSIGGAALVMASLVVGHFETGGWTAYPPYTGIKLSPNEGVDYWIWSLGLTSVGSTLSGINFLVTIYKQRAPGMKLFDMSIFAWATLCTAILMIFAMMPLTVASLMLALDRQAGFHFFTATQGGNMMNFANMFWLFGHPEVYILILPAFGVFSEVIPTFSGKKIYGYTSLVWATIAIAVLSFTVWVHHFFTMGQTAHLNAIFGIATMTIGVPTGVKVFNWMLTMWRGKLRFSTAMLFSTGFIFTFVIGGITGVMLANPTIDFATHNSLFLVAHFHNMLIPGLLFGMFAAVNYWFPLCFGFRLDEKWGRRSFWLWMIGFYGAFMPLYAIGLMGAPRRMAFFTEPAYFPWLVIAMLGALCVLAGLTAQIIQVWVSVKNRESLMVPAGDPWDGRGIEWSLGCPVPEYDFSTIPAMTSREPWVDAKEAGKRVMDPTEFVDIHLPKPTGMPFLVGLVATLFAFAMIFQMWLIAAVGFVAMWVLVLIRSYDTDWEETVTAEELREGYEAHKRVVESTPQIRLDDEFTTKNRGLIMETQV; encoded by the coding sequence ATGAGTATTCTTGGTAGTCTCGACTGGAACGATATCTTCATCGTTCCCTTCTTCACGGATCCGTCTCTGTCCACCGGGATCGCAGCAGGCGCGGGCGGCATCGTCGTCCTCGGCGCGCTCGCGGTCATGGTGCTCCTGACCGTCAAAGGTTGGTGGAAACCGCTCTGGTCGAACTGGATCACCACGCTCGATCACAAGAAGATCGGTGTCATCTATATCGTTCTGGCCCTGATCATGCTGATCCGCGGTGTCCTCGAGGCGGTCGTGATGCGCGCCCAGCAGGTCTCGCCCGCACCGGGCTTCCTGTCGGTCGAACACCACGCCGAGCTGTTCTCGACCCACGGCACGATCATGATCTTCTTCGTGGCGATGCCCTTCCTGACCGGCGTCATCAACGTCGTCATGCCGCTCCAGATCGGTGCGCGCGACATGGAGTTCCCCTTCATGAACGCGGTTTCGCTCTGGCTGTCGATCGGCGGCGCGGCACTCGTGATGGCCTCGCTCGTCGTCGGTCACTTCGAGACCGGCGGTTGGACCGCTTACCCGCCCTATACCGGCATCAAGCTGTCGCCGAACGAAGGCGTGGATTACTGGATCTGGTCGCTGGGCCTGACTTCGGTGGGTTCGACGCTTTCGGGCATCAACTTCCTCGTGACGATCTACAAGCAGCGTGCCCCCGGCATGAAGCTGTTCGACATGTCGATCTTCGCCTGGGCGACGCTCTGCACGGCGATCCTGATGATCTTCGCGATGATGCCGCTGACCGTGGCCTCGCTGATGCTGGCGCTTGACCGTCAGGCGGGCTTCCACTTCTTCACCGCCACCCAAGGCGGGAACATGATGAACTTCGCCAACATGTTCTGGCTGTTCGGCCACCCGGAAGTCTACATCCTGATCCTGCCGGCCTTCGGCGTGTTCTCGGAAGTCATCCCGACCTTCTCGGGCAAGAAGATCTACGGCTACACCTCGCTCGTGTGGGCCACCATTGCCATCGCAGTGCTGTCCTTCACCGTCTGGGTGCACCACTTCTTCACCATGGGTCAGACCGCCCACCTCAACGCCATCTTCGGCATCGCGACGATGACGATCGGTGTGCCGACGGGTGTTAAGGTCTTCAACTGGATGCTGACCATGTGGCGCGGCAAGCTGCGGTTCTCGACCGCGATGCTGTTCTCCACCGGCTTCATCTTCACCTTCGTGATCGGCGGCATCACGGGCGTCATGCTCGCCAACCCGACGATCGACTTCGCGACCCACAACTCGCTGTTCCTGGTGGCGCACTTCCACAACATGCTCATCCCGGGCCTGCTGTTCGGTATGTTCGCGGCCGTGAACTACTGGTTCCCGCTCTGCTTCGGCTTCCGCCTCGACGAGAAATGGGGCCGTCGCAGCTTCTGGCTGTGGATGATCGGCTTCTACGGGGCCTTCATGCCGCTCTATGCGATCGGTCTGATGGGCGCGCCGCGCCGCATGGCCTTCTTCACCGAGCCGGCCTACTTCCCGTGGCTGGTGATCGCGATGCTCGGCGCGCTGTGCGTGCTGGCGGGTCTGACCGCGCAGATCATTCAGGTCTGGGTCTCGGTCAAGAACCGTGAGAGCCTGATGGTGCCGGCGGGCGATCCCTGGGACGGTCGCGGTATCGAATGGTCGCTGGGCTGCCCGGTGCCGGAATACGACTTCTCCACCATCCCGGCGATGACCTCGCGCGAGCCGTGGGTCGATGCGAAGGAAGCGGGCAAGCGGGTCATGGATCCGACCGAGTTCGTCGACATCCACCTGCCGAAACCGACCGGTATGCCGTTCCTGGTGGGCCTCGTCGCGACCCTCTTCGCTTTCGCCATGATCTTCCAGATGTGGCTGATCGCGGCGGTGGGCTTCGTGGCCATGTGGGTGCTGGTGCTAATCCGCTCCTACGACACCGACTGGGAAGAAACCGTCACCGCGGAAGAACTGCGTGAGGGCTATGAAGCCCACAAGCGCGTCGTCGAATCCACGCCGCAAATCCGGCTCGACGATGAGTTCACCACCAAGAACCGCGGCCTGATCATGGAGACGCAGGTATGA
- a CDS encoding cytochrome c oxidase subunit 3, which produces MSNTGAAHAASHDHGHHDKTGTVIFGFWIFLMSDLIAFSLMIANYADAEWHGIANGPSPHELFSLGLPTIETMALLISTFTFGICTLGMKYGASMKRTVGWLVVTLALGAIFLGIELYEFHEFWTEGNTPQVSGFLTAYYSLVGLHGLHVTSGIIWGILLMVQMKTFGMNDLIKSRLVRLGLFWHMLDIVWIALFTKVYLMGVL; this is translated from the coding sequence ATGAGCAACACGGGGGCAGCGCACGCTGCCTCCCACGATCACGGCCATCACGACAAGACGGGCACGGTGATCTTCGGCTTCTGGATCTTCCTGATGTCGGACCTCATCGCCTTCTCGCTGATGATCGCCAACTACGCCGATGCCGAATGGCACGGCATCGCGAACGGGCCGAGCCCGCATGAGCTGTTCAGCCTCGGCCTGCCGACCATCGAGACGATGGCGCTGCTGATCTCCACCTTCACCTTCGGCATCTGCACGCTGGGGATGAAATACGGCGCGTCGATGAAGCGCACGGTGGGCTGGCTCGTCGTGACGCTGGCGCTTGGCGCGATCTTCCTCGGGATCGAACTCTACGAATTCCACGAGTTCTGGACCGAGGGCAACACGCCGCAAGTGTCGGGCTTCCTGACCGCCTATTACTCGCTGGTGGGTCTGCACGGTCTGCACGTCACCTCGGGTATCATCTGGGGCATCCTGCTGATGGTTCAGATGAAGACCTTCGGGATGAACGACCTGATCAAGTCGCGTCTCGTGCGTCTGGGCCTGTTCTGGCACATGCTGGACATCGTCTGGATCGCGCTCTTCACGAAAGTCTACCTGATGGGGGTGCTGTGA
- a CDS encoding cytochrome o ubiquinol oxidase subunit IV: MDYINSDVGMDSAEYKHDMARYVWGFALSVVLTLAGVVIVAGGVFSTGLAWSIVGILGIAQLIIQFWAFMHLDFSKEARPDLYLVLFTFLLIILMAAGTVWVLADLASRMGMGAGSM; encoded by the coding sequence ATGGATTATATCAACTCCGACGTCGGCATGGACTCGGCTGAGTACAAGCACGACATGGCGCGCTATGTCTGGGGCTTCGCGCTCTCGGTGGTCCTGACGCTCGCAGGCGTCGTGATCGTCGCGGGTGGCGTGTTTTCGACGGGCCTCGCATGGTCCATCGTGGGCATCCTCGGCATCGCGCAGCTGATCATCCAGTTCTGGGCCTTCATGCACCTCGACTTCTCGAAAGAGGCGCGTCCGGACCTGTATCTGGTGCTGTTCACCTTCCTGCTCATCATTCTGATGGCTGCGGGCACCGTCTGGGTGCTGGCCGATCTGGCAAGCCGGATGGGTATGGGCGCCGGCAGCATGTAA
- a CDS encoding DsrE family protein has translation MQRATRFVLPAALALALGSGAAFAASSSNDGSKTEWINPVVKDYGKMHPVPDGALSPDPNKDWKIVFDVGMGKTMDGGVNAALWHVARAVNVYGHAGVDKEHRKFAVVLHGAATPLALSPEAYKEKFGKDDPDTKLKQELADAGVTLYVCGQALADHGFTEDQVGPNVDVALSALAAVPVLESQGYQLFPM, from the coding sequence ATGCAGCGCGCAACCCGCTTCGTTCTTCCCGCCGCCCTCGCCCTTGCCCTCGGTTCGGGCGCGGCCTTCGCCGCCTCCTCGAGCAACGACGGCTCGAAAACCGAATGGATCAACCCGGTCGTGAAGGATTACGGCAAGATGCACCCCGTGCCCGATGGCGCGCTCAGCCCCGATCCGAACAAGGACTGGAAGATCGTCTTCGATGTCGGGATGGGCAAGACGATGGACGGCGGCGTGAACGCGGCGCTCTGGCATGTCGCGCGCGCGGTGAACGTCTACGGCCATGCGGGCGTCGACAAGGAACATCGCAAATTCGCGGTGGTGCTGCATGGCGCGGCAACCCCGCTCGCGCTTTCGCCCGAGGCGTATAAGGAGAAATTCGGCAAGGACGATCCCGACACCAAGCTGAAGCAGGAACTCGCGGATGCCGGCGTCACGCTTTATGTCTGCGGGCAGGCGCTGGCCGATCACGGCTTCACCGAGGATCAGGTCGGGCCGAATGTCGATGTGGCGCTGTCGGCGCTCGCGGCGGTGCCGGTGCTGGAAAGCCAGGGCTATCAGCTCTTCCCGATGTGA
- a CDS encoding tetrathionate reductase family octaheme c-type cytochrome, translated as MTQSALRITAFVSAVILGQLPAYAQDAAGEETPAIGAQSTPVAQGASKAAHMSDPVKELTADHSKFDQLKGPFASGSEVTEACLSCHTEASNQVMHSVHWTWEYQNEATGQTLGKAHEMNAFCGNVASNEVRCTSCHTGYGWTDVREPMPDDPTKVDCLVCHDKSGQYTKQDNLAGEPPLEPVAAGAKTITGAAAWPVNLAEAAQSVGAPPGRDNCGNCHFYGGGGDNVKHGDLSSALFNPSRDVDVHMSPDGQNFTCETCHVSDKHVFEGSRYETDVIDPHPDRKAGTAHDAAACQSCHTDSPHEGPNPLIAAKLNDHTDTVACQTCHIPSFARGGVATKTVWDWSTAGKLDADGKPITEEGFTQSDGKHLHTYMSKKGNFEWGENVTPYYAWSNGEMTFTLPEEEIDPTQVVEINKIGGNPGQPDSRIFPFKRMVGTQAYDVQRNVLAYNNVYGPGNGTALWSYYDWEKSLKAGMDYAGVEYSGEFDFVHTYMYWPITHMVAPADDALQCESCHTQGGRMTDLARIYVPGSEINLGGKLGLAMFLMALLGALGHGALRLINRGKKNGGHHG; from the coding sequence ATGACACAGAGTGCATTGCGGATCACGGCATTCGTCTCAGCCGTGATTTTGGGCCAGCTTCCCGCCTACGCGCAGGACGCGGCCGGGGAGGAGACGCCCGCAATCGGCGCGCAATCGACACCCGTCGCGCAAGGGGCCTCGAAGGCCGCCCATATGAGCGATCCGGTGAAAGAGCTCACTGCCGACCACTCGAAATTCGATCAGCTCAAAGGGCCGTTCGCCTCGGGCTCAGAGGTGACCGAGGCCTGTCTGTCGTGCCACACAGAAGCTTCCAATCAGGTGATGCATTCGGTCCACTGGACTTGGGAATACCAGAACGAGGCCACGGGCCAGACGCTCGGCAAAGCGCATGAGATGAACGCGTTTTGCGGCAATGTGGCCTCGAACGAGGTGCGCTGCACCTCGTGCCACACGGGCTATGGCTGGACGGATGTGCGCGAGCCGATGCCCGACGATCCGACCAAGGTCGACTGCCTCGTCTGTCACGACAAATCCGGCCAATATACCAAACAGGACAACCTCGCGGGCGAGCCGCCGCTGGAACCGGTGGCCGCAGGCGCGAAGACCATCACCGGCGCGGCTGCCTGGCCCGTCAATCTGGCCGAGGCCGCGCAATCCGTAGGCGCACCGCCCGGACGCGACAATTGCGGCAATTGCCACTTCTACGGCGGTGGCGGCGATAACGTGAAGCATGGCGATCTCAGCTCGGCGCTGTTCAACCCGTCGCGCGACGTCGATGTCCATATGTCGCCCGACGGTCAGAACTTCACCTGCGAGACCTGCCACGTCTCGGACAAGCACGTCTTCGAGGGCTCGCGCTACGAGACCGACGTGATCGACCCGCATCCCGATCGCAAGGCAGGCACCGCGCATGACGCGGCCGCCTGCCAGTCGTGCCACACGGACAGCCCGCATGAAGGGCCGAACCCGCTGATCGCGGCGAAGCTCAACGATCACACCGACACGGTGGCCTGCCAGACCTGCCACATCCCCAGCTTCGCGCGGGGCGGGGTGGCGACCAAGACCGTCTGGGACTGGTCCACCGCCGGCAAGCTCGACGCGGACGGCAAGCCGATCACCGAGGAGGGCTTCACCCAATCCGACGGCAAGCATCTGCACACCTACATGTCGAAGAAGGGCAATTTCGAATGGGGCGAGAACGTCACGCCCTATTACGCATGGTCCAACGGCGAGATGACCTTCACCCTTCCGGAGGAAGAGATCGACCCGACGCAGGTGGTCGAGATCAACAAGATCGGTGGCAATCCCGGTCAGCCCGACAGCCGCATCTTCCCCTTCAAGCGGATGGTCGGCACGCAGGCCTATGACGTACAGCGCAATGTGCTGGCCTATAACAACGTCTATGGCCCCGGCAACGGCACCGCGCTCTGGTCCTATTACGACTGGGAGAAATCGCTCAAGGCGGGCATGGACTATGCCGGTGTGGAGTATTCGGGCGAGTTCGATTTCGTCCATACCTACATGTACTGGCCGATCACCCATATGGTCGCGCCCGCCGACGATGCGCTGCAATGCGAAAGCTGCCACACGCAGGGCGGTCGGATGACCGATCTGGCGAGGATCTACGTTCCCGGCTCGGAAATCAATCTCGGCGGCAAGCTGGGGCTCGCTATGTTCCTGATGGCGCTTCTGGGGGCCTTGGGCCATGGCGCACTGCGCCTGATCAACCGCGGCAAGAAGAATGGAGGCCACCATGGCTGA
- a CDS encoding cytochrome b/b6 domain-containing protein — MAEHCVKVYSRFNRLWHWSQVGSIMLLFFTGARLLGLHPILPFGAAVLIHTVVALALLLLWAFATFWLFTTGGYKQFIPRMQGMWEVGRFYAYGVFKGEEHPYVKSYERRHNPLQAAAYFALKMMLFPAIWISGLAYLSYGVWDHLDGGSFWLEIIANFHVLAAFAIASFVVVHVYLLTIGHGFRQHVRPMVSGYEKVDLTPEAEAYFRQQGRVLD; from the coding sequence ATGGCTGAGCATTGCGTAAAGGTCTATTCGCGCTTCAACCGGCTCTGGCACTGGAGTCAGGTTGGCTCGATCATGTTGCTGTTCTTCACCGGCGCGCGGCTTCTGGGGCTGCATCCAATCCTGCCTTTCGGGGCGGCGGTGCTGATCCACACGGTGGTGGCGCTGGCGTTGCTCCTGCTCTGGGCCTTCGCGACCTTCTGGCTGTTCACCACGGGCGGCTACAAGCAGTTCATCCCGCGCATGCAGGGCATGTGGGAGGTCGGCCGCTTCTACGCCTACGGTGTCTTCAAGGGCGAGGAGCATCCTTATGTGAAGAGCTACGAGCGGCGGCACAACCCGCTGCAGGCGGCGGCCTATTTCGCGCTCAAGATGATGCTCTTCCCGGCGATCTGGATCTCGGGGCTGGCCTATCTCAGCTACGGGGTCTGGGATCACCTCGACGGCGGCTCGTTCTGGCTGGAGATCATCGCGAATTTCCACGTCCTCGCGGCTTTCGCCATTGCGAGCTTCGTGGTGGTCCATGTCTACCTGCTCACCATCGGCCACGGCTTCCGCCAGCATGTGCGCCCCATGGTTTCGGGCTATGAGAAGGTCGATCTGACCCCCGAGGCAGAGGCCTATTTCCGTCAGCAGGGAAGGGTGCTCGACTGA
- a CDS encoding YcbK family protein, with product MTTISRRGLLGAFAATMVTAAPTMSNAFGLLKGAGDIRRIKMYNGRTGETLDTVYWIEGEYIPDALKEITYFARDWRTNQLKNIDARTVDIAAAAHNLMDSREPYMLLSGYRSPKTNAMLRSRSKGVAKNSLHMQGLAMDLRLKSRSVSQMYKAAAACHAGGVGKYSRSNFVHMDCGPVRHWGS from the coding sequence ATGACGACGATTTCCCGGCGCGGCCTTCTGGGCGCATTTGCTGCGACCATGGTGACGGCAGCCCCCACCATGAGTAACGCTTTCGGTCTACTCAAGGGCGCAGGGGACATCCGACGGATCAAGATGTATAACGGTCGTACCGGCGAGACGCTCGACACCGTTTACTGGATCGAAGGCGAGTATATCCCCGACGCGCTGAAGGAAATCACCTACTTCGCCCGCGACTGGCGCACCAACCAGCTGAAAAACATCGACGCGCGCACCGTGGACATCGCGGCGGCAGCGCACAACCTGATGGACTCGCGCGAACCCTACATGCTGCTGTCGGGCTACCGCTCGCCCAAGACCAACGCCATGCTGCGCTCCCGCTCGAAAGGCGTCGCGAAGAACTCGCTGCACATGCAGGGTCTGGCGATGGACCTGCGGCTGAAGTCGCGCTCGGTCAGCCAGATGTACAAGGCGGCGGCCGCCTGCCACGCCGGCGGCGTTGGCAAATACTCGCGCTCGAACTTCGTGCACATGGATTGCGGCCCGGTGCGGCATTGGGGCTCCTGA
- a CDS encoding L,D-transpeptidase family protein yields MTRNFRKIGLAFALATLAAGAQAQGTAQIAAQGAMSPLAGVELSGFTQAVAEAAADNPALAAFYAARDYRPIWTAAEDAGRRAAFMRALDLSAMQGLPTAHYDPEGLRVAFAAVQSERQRGLLEVKMSQIFLDYAHDLSHGVLDPHRVISDIKREPKRADPEARITAFAASTNPALFLRDLAPQMPQYAQLVKARLDLEHQIEAGGWGPTVPGTKLEPGDSGPDVVALRDRLQRMGYLGRSASATYDAEMQKAVQAYQTDQGLATDGVAGPSTLGEINKSPEARMKAILVAMERLRWMNGINFSGRYVWVNITDFSVRVIDKGKTTFRSVTVVGQNSSDRRTPEFSDEMERMVINPAWHVPRSIVTKEYLPQMKRNPNAASQLQLIDSRGRVVPRSAVNFAAYNASNFPFAMKQPPSNRNALGLVKFLFPNRWNIYLHDTPSKSLFKKETRAFSHGCVRVGDPFDLAYTLLGAQSSDPEGEFKRILNSGRETVVPLEKHVPVHLTYFTAWPTASGHVEYRRDVYGRDAILFNALQKAGVELGTQDS; encoded by the coding sequence ATGACGCGCAATTTCCGTAAGATAGGGCTGGCCTTCGCGCTAGCTACGCTCGCCGCCGGCGCTCAGGCGCAAGGCACTGCCCAGATTGCAGCTCAAGGGGCCATGTCGCCATTGGCGGGGGTCGAGCTTTCGGGCTTCACCCAGGCCGTGGCCGAGGCTGCCGCTGATAATCCCGCTCTGGCCGCCTTCTATGCCGCCCGCGATTACCGGCCGATCTGGACCGCCGCCGAGGATGCGGGCCGCCGCGCGGCTTTCATGCGCGCGCTCGATCTGTCGGCGATGCAGGGGCTGCCCACTGCGCATTACGATCCCGAGGGGCTGCGTGTCGCCTTCGCCGCCGTCCAGTCCGAGCGTCAGCGCGGTCTGCTCGAAGTGAAGATGAGCCAGATTTTCCTCGATTACGCCCATGACCTGTCGCATGGCGTGCTCGACCCGCACCGTGTCATCTCCGATATCAAGCGCGAACCCAAACGCGCCGATCCCGAAGCCCGGATCACGGCTTTTGCGGCCTCGACCAACCCGGCGTTGTTCCTGCGCGATTTGGCTCCGCAGATGCCGCAATATGCGCAGCTGGTGAAAGCGCGCCTCGATCTGGAGCATCAGATCGAAGCGGGCGGCTGGGGGCCGACGGTGCCCGGCACCAAGCTCGAGCCCGGCGACAGTGGGCCGGATGTCGTGGCGCTGCGCGACCGGCTGCAGCGGATGGGCTATCTGGGCCGCTCTGCCAGCGCGACCTATGACGCCGAGATGCAGAAGGCCGTGCAGGCCTACCAGACCGATCAGGGGCTCGCTACCGATGGCGTGGCCGGGCCCAGCACGCTGGGCGAGATCAACAAGAGCCCCGAGGCGCGAATGAAAGCCATCCTCGTCGCGATGGAGCGTCTGCGCTGGATGAACGGCATCAATTTCTCGGGTCGCTACGTCTGGGTCAACATCACCGATTTCTCGGTCCGCGTCATCGACAAAGGCAAGACCACGTTCCGCTCGGTGACGGTGGTCGGGCAGAACAGCTCGGACCGCCGCACGCCGGAGTTTTCCGACGAGATGGAGCGGATGGTCATCAACCCGGCCTGGCATGTGCCGCGCTCGATCGTGACCAAGGAATACCTGCCGCAGATGAAGCGTAATCCGAATGCGGCGAGCCAGCTTCAGCTGATCGACAGCCGGGGCCGGGTGGTGCCGCGCTCGGCGGTGAATTTCGCCGCCTATAACGCGAGCAACTTCCCCTTCGCGATGAAGCAGCCGCCGTCGAACCGCAACGCGCTGGGGCTGGTGAAATTCCTGTTCCCGAACCGCTGGAACATCTACCTGCACGACACGCCCTCGAAATCGCTCTTCAAGAAAGAGACGCGGGCGTTCAGCCATGGCTGCGTGCGCGTCGGCGACCCCTTCGATCTGGCCTACACGCTTCTGGGCGCGCAAAGCTCCGATCCGGAAGGCGAGTTCAAGCGCATCCTCAATTCCGGGCGCGAAACCGTCGTGCCGCTGGAAAAGCACGTCCCGGTCCATCTGACCTATTTCACCGCCTGGCCGACCGCGTCGGGGCATGTCGAGTATCGCCGCGACGTCTATGGGCGTGACGCGATTCTCTTCAACGCCTTGCAAAAGGCCGGGGTGGAATTGGGCACGCAGGACAGCTAA
- a CDS encoding UDP-3-O-(3-hydroxymyristoyl)glucosamine N-acyltransferase, giving the protein MSQTIEHIAQALNARAEGDLSIEVTSASEPATAGPDQIALAMSEKYAEGLREGEARAALLWEGADWRALGLEAAVFVTRPRLAMAGLSKAFDPGPNVEPGIHPTCVIDPTAIIGKDAAIGPFTVIGKEVKIGPNARIVGQVTIAEGAQIGSDALIYPGARIGARVLIGDRLVCQPGAVIGSDGFSFVTPDPSGVEEIRHTLEQREEITEQKWSRIHSLGTVEIGDDVEIGANACIDRGTVRATAIGSGSKLDNMVHIGHNVQVGEDCLLCGQVGIAGSTRIGHRVVLAGQCGVSDNITVGDDVIAAGGTNIYTNVPKGRTIWGSPAVKMETQLEINKSVRRLPRLFAQMAELRETVTKLTQKGGTE; this is encoded by the coding sequence ATGTCCCAGACAATCGAGCATATCGCGCAGGCGCTGAACGCCCGCGCCGAAGGCGACCTGTCGATCGAGGTGACCAGCGCGTCCGAGCCTGCGACGGCGGGGCCGGACCAGATCGCCCTCGCGATGAGCGAGAAATACGCCGAAGGGCTGCGCGAAGGTGAGGCCCGCGCGGCGCTTCTTTGGGAAGGTGCCGACTGGCGCGCGCTCGGGCTCGAGGCGGCAGTCTTCGTGACTCGCCCGCGTCTCGCCATGGCAGGGCTGTCGAAAGCCTTCGATCCCGGCCCCAACGTAGAGCCCGGCATCCACCCGACTTGTGTGATCGACCCGACCGCCATCATCGGCAAGGATGCCGCCATCGGCCCCTTCACCGTGATCGGCAAGGAGGTGAAGATCGGTCCGAATGCGCGGATCGTGGGGCAGGTGACCATCGCGGAAGGCGCGCAGATCGGCTCTGACGCGCTGATCTATCCCGGCGCGCGGATCGGCGCACGGGTTCTGATCGGCGACCGTCTGGTCTGTCAGCCCGGCGCGGTGATCGGCTCGGACGGGTTTTCCTTCGTCACGCCCGATCCTTCGGGTGTCGAGGAAATCCGCCACACGCTGGAGCAGCGCGAAGAGATCACCGAGCAGAAATGGTCCCGCATCCATTCGCTCGGCACGGTCGAGATCGGCGATGATGTCGAGATCGGCGCCAACGCCTGTATCGATCGCGGCACGGTGCGCGCGACTGCGATCGGCTCGGGGAGCAAGCTCGATAACATGGTCCATATCGGCCATAACGTGCAGGTGGGCGAGGATTGCCTGCTCTGCGGTCAGGTCGGCATCGCGGGCTCCACCCGGATCGGGCACCGCGTGGTGCTGGCAGGGCAATGCGGCGTTTCGGACAACATCACCGTGGGCGATGACGTGATCGCGGCGGGTGGCACCAACATCTACACCAACGTCCCCAAAGGCCGCACGATCTGGGGCAGCCCGGCGGTGAAGATGGAAACGCAGCTCGAGATCAACAAATCTGTCCGCAGATTGCCGAGATTGTTTGCGCAAATGGCCGAGCTTCGAGAAACTGTTACGAAACTCACGCAAAAAGGCGGCACGGAGTAA
- a CDS encoding acyl carrier protein: MRPDVQDQVFSIIAREALREPSELSPEMTLDELGLDSLGLVEVIFAIEEAFDVSVPFNANEPAASQFDMSSVGAIVGAVERLVSGGKPSTAVA; the protein is encoded by the coding sequence ATGAGGCCAGACGTGCAAGACCAGGTTTTCTCGATCATCGCCCGCGAAGCCCTTCGCGAGCCCTCCGAACTTTCGCCCGAGATGACGCTCGACGAATTGGGGCTCGACAGCCTCGGCCTCGTCGAAGTGATCTTCGCCATCGAAGAGGCCTTCGACGTCTCGGTGCCGTTCAACGCCAACGAACCCGCCGCCTCGCAATTCGACATGTCGTCAGTCGGCGCGATCGTCGGCGCGGTGGAGCGTCTCGTCTCGGGCGGCAAGCCTTCGACCGCCGTCGCCTGA